In a single window of the Myxococcus guangdongensis genome:
- the plpQ gene encoding motility regulator PlpA, whose amino-acid sequence MSEQKTGPEHRQHGRAPIELKVDYKKLNSFFADYTKNISKGGTFIKTKKPLPIGTRFLFKLTVPHREAPFELLGEVVWSKADGDEPGMGIRFIYSSDTQRVEFETVVERLMSDSLGPELTEKLLNKPLHPQHP is encoded by the coding sequence ATGTCCGAACAGAAGACAGGTCCCGAGCACCGCCAGCACGGGCGAGCGCCCATCGAGCTGAAGGTCGACTACAAGAAGCTCAACTCGTTCTTCGCGGACTACACGAAGAACATCAGCAAGGGTGGCACCTTCATCAAGACGAAGAAGCCGCTGCCCATCGGCACGCGCTTCCTCTTCAAGTTGACGGTGCCGCACCGGGAGGCGCCGTTCGAGCTGCTCGGCGAGGTCGTCTGGTCCAAGGCGGACGGCGACGAGCCGGGCATGGGCATCCGCTTCATCTACAGCAGCGACACGCAGCGGGTGGAGTTCGAGACCGTGGTGGAGCGGCTGATGTCCGACAGCCTGGGGCCCGAGCTCACCGAGAAGCTGCTCAACAAGCCGCTGCACCCCCAACACCCATGA
- a CDS encoding DUF192 domain-containing protein: MKTSRRLGLVLLSLALGACQQEAQGRQPSSTPPAPVKPPVTDVTAKDYVGPTLPRAHVRLKDAFGGVHRVEVEVAATRDSRERGMMWRTEFAEGKGMLFLFPQESMQGFWMRNTLIPLDIIFITADLRIAGIVSRAVPKSMETRSVGAPSQYVLEVPGGWAEKVGVRKGSQVEFEGVSNLRIDP; encoded by the coding sequence ATGAAGACCTCCCGTCGGCTCGGCCTCGTCCTCCTGTCGCTCGCGCTCGGCGCCTGTCAGCAGGAGGCGCAGGGTCGACAGCCGTCGTCCACGCCCCCCGCGCCCGTGAAGCCTCCCGTCACCGACGTCACCGCGAAGGACTATGTGGGCCCCACGCTGCCGCGCGCGCACGTGCGGCTCAAGGACGCCTTCGGCGGAGTGCATCGGGTGGAGGTGGAGGTGGCCGCCACGCGCGACTCGCGCGAGCGCGGGATGATGTGGCGCACGGAGTTCGCCGAGGGCAAGGGGATGCTGTTCCTGTTCCCCCAGGAGTCGATGCAGGGCTTCTGGATGCGCAACACGCTCATCCCGCTGGACATCATCTTCATCACCGCGGACCTGCGCATCGCGGGCATCGTGTCGCGCGCGGTGCCCAAGTCGATGGAGACGCGCTCGGTGGGCGCGCCCAGCCAGTACGTGCTGGAGGTGCCGGGCGGCTGGGCGGAGAAGGTGGGCGTGCGCAAGGGCTCCCAGGTGGAGTTCGAGGGCGTGTCGAACCTCCGCATCGACCCGTGA
- a CDS encoding PhoX family protein: protein MSSRLLRLATSAMLLGSSLSFIACDGDTGPAGANGQDGQDGAPGEDGAPGGDGAPGPAGPQGPAGPGSQGQPGPGAVTRAPGVESGTPLSSVIALTFRGDLGTGATNLAEYVKSRVDQVVAGTLPSPLVFPLPPASTDTVRTVPGLYSTTVIKWMDPITFSKTGARFGANVDYIAFFGDGWASGDNAPQFNGSGTAGWMWINHEYISGTKPRVGTAPIGQHLDFARFLRNSGTLSNTVTDGTTWQDDALVAYNKEWKKQVGGTWIRVVQDPATGEWAVDRNAANLRYDASSATLSKVVGMRLSGVDTDDSGAPLAEGVVAGTHSNCSGGQTPWGTLFTGEENVQGVYGDPEGGLWTSKNDWVPTAPGMQAGAPLAPDFSAPVSGDMVSSDTRSTHRKDGHGFLTEIDPGQPGDLWYGKDATKPGAGHRKMGVMGRAHWENAAFVVDANWKLLAGQPIVIYGGDDRRGGRIFKFVSSRPYTAGMTKAQTRALLDEGKVYAAHFAGLNNATGDTLVGGAIPTEEAPGQGRWVELSLDSADLTPNGEALGVPTMTVGAALRDVSYNAIGGFTDDDQVRKLLWTAANKVGVMELNRPEDLEWNPKDPSGTPLLYVAFTEHGDPTALDQQGRVATATRGQDGVWVTKARAATDNRAVDRVGSIFGIREANPAAPGGSKTFVYFRVWKGETAATSAAPEFSAAKPDNLVIDRDGGVWFGTDGNFGVNKVADGVYYLNQKPAHRGNAHFRRAFRVLSMPSDAEATGPAFSADMKTLFVSVQHPGEDSYSVWP, encoded by the coding sequence ATGTCTTCTCGTCTGTTGCGGCTCGCGACCAGTGCGATGCTTCTGGGTAGCTCGTTGTCGTTCATCGCCTGTGATGGGGACACGGGCCCCGCTGGTGCGAACGGGCAGGATGGTCAGGATGGCGCGCCCGGTGAGGATGGTGCCCCGGGTGGTGACGGTGCTCCGGGTCCGGCGGGTCCGCAGGGTCCGGCGGGTCCGGGCTCGCAGGGACAGCCGGGACCTGGCGCGGTGACGCGCGCGCCCGGCGTGGAGTCGGGCACGCCCTTGTCCTCGGTCATCGCGCTGACGTTCCGCGGTGACCTGGGCACGGGCGCGACGAACCTGGCCGAGTACGTGAAGTCGCGCGTGGACCAGGTGGTGGCGGGCACGCTGCCCTCGCCGCTGGTGTTCCCGCTGCCGCCCGCGTCGACGGACACGGTGCGCACGGTGCCGGGTCTGTACTCGACCACGGTCATCAAGTGGATGGACCCCATCACCTTCAGCAAGACGGGGGCGCGCTTCGGCGCCAACGTGGACTACATCGCGTTCTTCGGTGACGGGTGGGCCTCGGGTGACAACGCGCCCCAGTTCAACGGGAGCGGCACGGCGGGGTGGATGTGGATCAACCACGAGTACATCTCCGGCACGAAGCCGCGCGTGGGTACGGCCCCCATCGGCCAGCACCTGGACTTCGCGCGCTTCCTGCGCAACAGCGGCACGCTGTCCAACACGGTGACGGACGGCACCACGTGGCAGGACGACGCGCTCGTCGCCTACAACAAGGAATGGAAGAAGCAGGTGGGCGGCACGTGGATTCGCGTGGTGCAGGACCCGGCCACCGGTGAGTGGGCGGTGGACCGCAACGCGGCGAACCTGCGCTACGACGCCTCCAGCGCCACGCTGTCGAAGGTGGTGGGCATGCGGCTGTCCGGCGTGGACACCGATGACTCCGGCGCGCCGCTGGCCGAGGGCGTGGTGGCGGGCACGCACTCCAACTGCTCGGGTGGACAGACGCCGTGGGGCACCCTCTTCACGGGCGAGGAGAACGTGCAGGGCGTCTACGGCGACCCCGAGGGTGGCCTGTGGACGTCGAAGAACGACTGGGTCCCCACCGCGCCCGGCATGCAGGCCGGCGCGCCGCTCGCGCCCGACTTCTCGGCGCCCGTGTCCGGCGACATGGTCAGCTCCGACACGCGCTCCACGCACCGCAAGGATGGCCACGGCTTCCTCACCGAAATCGACCCGGGCCAGCCTGGGGACCTCTGGTACGGCAAGGACGCGACGAAGCCGGGCGCGGGGCACCGCAAGATGGGCGTCATGGGCCGCGCGCACTGGGAGAACGCGGCCTTCGTCGTGGACGCGAACTGGAAGCTGCTCGCGGGCCAGCCCATCGTCATCTACGGCGGCGATGACCGCCGCGGTGGCCGCATCTTCAAGTTCGTGTCCAGCCGGCCGTACACGGCGGGGATGACGAAGGCGCAGACGCGCGCGCTGCTCGACGAGGGCAAGGTCTACGCGGCGCACTTCGCGGGGCTGAACAACGCCACGGGCGACACGCTGGTGGGCGGGGCCATCCCCACGGAAGAGGCGCCGGGGCAGGGTCGCTGGGTGGAGCTGAGCCTGGACAGCGCGGACCTGACGCCCAACGGCGAGGCGCTCGGCGTGCCCACGATGACGGTGGGCGCCGCGCTGCGCGACGTCAGCTACAACGCGATTGGCGGCTTCACGGACGACGACCAGGTGCGCAAGCTGTTGTGGACGGCGGCGAACAAGGTCGGCGTGATGGAGCTCAACCGCCCCGAGGACCTGGAGTGGAACCCCAAGGACCCGAGCGGCACGCCGCTGCTGTACGTGGCCTTCACCGAGCATGGAGACCCGACGGCGTTGGACCAGCAGGGCCGGGTCGCCACGGCGACGCGAGGGCAGGATGGCGTGTGGGTGACCAAGGCGCGCGCCGCCACGGACAACCGCGCGGTGGACCGCGTGGGCTCCATCTTCGGCATCCGCGAGGCGAACCCGGCGGCGCCGGGCGGCTCGAAGACCTTCGTCTACTTCCGGGTGTGGAAGGGCGAGACGGCGGCGACCAGCGCGGCGCCGGAGTTCTCGGCGGCGAAGCCGGACAACCTCGTCATCGACCGTGATGGCGGTGTGTGGTTCGGCACGGACGGCAACTTCGGCGTCAACAAGGTGGCCGACGGCGTCTACTACCTGAACCAGAAGCCGGCGCACCGGGGCAACGCGCACTTCCGCCGCGCCTTCCGCGTGCTGTCCATGCCGAGCGACGCGGAGGCCACCGGGCCCGCGTTCAGCGCGGACATGAAGACGCTCTTCGTCAGCGTCCAGCACCCGGGCGAGGACAGCTACAGCGTCTGGCCGTAG
- a CDS encoding EAL domain-containing protein, whose protein sequence is MTSAFQPIVDLRSGEVIGYEVLSRGQGSLESPHELFTHARVSGYTWELERACWTSALRCISKLPEDQRRAPFFFNVSPDVLSDPRFGDGSTLALLERHGLGPRHLVLEITEKAVIEDGALLQRLTRECAAQGFGLALDDFGAGHSGLVTLVHCAPRFIKLDQALVRDIHLHAYRQHLVKSLVDFSSSVDAILIAEGVETWEEMTVLLRLGIRHAQGYLLARPTPSPMRPAEAFESRRREAMRALLLRERAADTTVGGLVIRRATVEGSATVATVNDVFRDAPQADHVVVLEGSRPLALVTRRNLASWVPGSAAHVPSLIIEDEVAVTALVGLAMARPPDAVYDPVVVTDAQGQFLGTVTMKQLLLRATELAERPAAK, encoded by the coding sequence GTGACCTCCGCCTTCCAGCCCATCGTGGATCTGCGCTCGGGCGAGGTCATCGGGTACGAAGTGCTGTCGCGTGGACAAGGCTCGCTCGAGTCACCGCACGAGCTGTTCACGCATGCGCGAGTCTCCGGCTACACGTGGGAGTTGGAGCGCGCGTGTTGGACGTCGGCGCTGCGCTGCATCTCGAAGTTGCCGGAGGACCAGCGTCGCGCGCCGTTCTTCTTCAACGTGAGCCCGGATGTGTTGAGTGATCCGCGCTTCGGGGATGGCTCGACGTTGGCGCTGTTGGAGCGGCACGGGTTGGGGCCTCGGCATCTCGTGTTGGAGATCACCGAGAAGGCGGTCATCGAGGATGGCGCGCTGTTGCAGCGGCTGACGCGCGAGTGCGCGGCGCAGGGCTTCGGGCTCGCGCTGGATGACTTCGGCGCGGGGCACTCGGGGCTGGTGACGTTGGTGCACTGCGCGCCGCGCTTCATCAAGCTGGACCAGGCGTTGGTGCGCGACATCCATCTGCATGCGTACCGGCAGCACCTGGTGAAGTCGCTGGTGGACTTCTCGTCGAGCGTGGACGCCATCCTCATCGCCGAGGGCGTGGAGACGTGGGAGGAGATGACGGTGTTGCTGCGGCTGGGCATCCGTCACGCGCAGGGCTACCTGCTCGCGCGTCCGACGCCGAGCCCGATGCGCCCGGCGGAGGCGTTCGAGTCCCGGCGACGCGAGGCGATGCGCGCCCTGCTCCTGCGGGAGCGCGCGGCGGACACGACCGTGGGTGGACTGGTCATCCGTCGCGCGACGGTGGAGGGGTCCGCGACGGTGGCCACGGTGAACGACGTGTTCCGCGACGCGCCGCAGGCGGACCACGTGGTGGTGCTCGAGGGCTCGCGGCCCCTGGCGTTGGTGACGCGGCGCAATCTCGCGTCATGGGTTCCCGGAAGCGCGGCGCATGTGCCCTCGCTCATCATCGAGGACGAGGTCGCGGTGACGGCGCTCGTGGGGCTCGCGATGGCGCGGCCTCCGGACGCGGTCTACGACCCGGTGGTCGTCACGGATGCGCAGGGACAGTTCCTGGGCACCGTGACGATGAAGCAGTTGCTGCTGCGCGCCACCGAGCTCGCCGAGCGCCCTGCCGCGAAGTAG
- a CDS encoding zinc-binding dehydrogenase, protein MRTPPVPVAMRALVLHAYDGRPESLQVQTRAVPRPTAGQVLVRMAASPINPADLQFVRGQYGVRNALPVVPGFEGSGTVVSAGSLAGQLLVGRRVACVAPVGGDGLWAEYAVVPLQQCIPLRAHISVEQGASLFVNPFTAWVLMDRAKEGGHVALAQTGAASSVGRMLGSLARRRNVAMVHVVRRKEQVELLRGLGAEHVLSSDEPEFQERLRLMCHELKVTLAFDAVAGRLTGQLLSALPEGGHVTVYGALSEQECRFDPGDVIFGRKTVDGFALSEWARRGFGREQLKALMGVPALVGRELETPVRARLPLESAGEAVKIASADMTSGKVLFMPAQGSLT, encoded by the coding sequence ATGAGAACCCCCCCGGTCCCCGTGGCGATGCGCGCGCTGGTCCTCCACGCCTATGACGGGCGCCCCGAGTCCCTCCAGGTCCAGACCCGCGCCGTGCCGCGTCCCACCGCGGGGCAGGTGCTGGTGCGCATGGCCGCCTCGCCCATCAACCCCGCGGACCTCCAATTCGTGCGAGGCCAGTACGGCGTGCGAAACGCGCTGCCCGTGGTGCCGGGCTTCGAGGGCAGCGGCACCGTGGTGTCCGCGGGGAGCCTCGCGGGACAGCTGCTCGTGGGGCGCCGCGTGGCGTGCGTGGCCCCGGTGGGCGGTGACGGCCTGTGGGCCGAGTACGCGGTGGTGCCGCTGCAGCAGTGCATCCCGCTTCGCGCGCACATCTCCGTGGAGCAGGGCGCCAGCCTCTTCGTCAACCCCTTCACCGCGTGGGTGCTGATGGACCGCGCGAAAGAGGGGGGCCACGTGGCGCTGGCGCAGACGGGCGCCGCGAGCAGCGTGGGGCGGATGCTGGGCTCGCTGGCCCGTCGTCGGAACGTGGCCATGGTGCACGTGGTGCGGCGCAAGGAGCAGGTGGAGCTGTTGCGCGGCCTGGGCGCCGAGCACGTGCTGAGCAGCGACGAGCCCGAGTTCCAGGAGCGGCTGCGGCTCATGTGTCACGAGCTCAAGGTGACGCTCGCCTTCGACGCGGTGGCGGGGCGCCTGACGGGGCAGCTGTTGAGCGCGCTGCCCGAGGGCGGGCACGTCACGGTGTATGGCGCGCTGTCGGAGCAGGAGTGCCGCTTCGACCCGGGCGACGTCATCTTCGGGCGCAAGACGGTGGACGGCTTCGCGCTGTCGGAGTGGGCGCGCCGGGGCTTCGGCCGCGAGCAGCTCAAGGCGCTGATGGGCGTACCGGCGCTGGTGGGCCGGGAGCTGGAGACGCCCGTGCGCGCGCGGCTGCCGCTCGAGTCCGCCGGCGAGGCGGTGAAGATCGCCTCCGCGGACATGACGTCCGGCAAGGTGCTCTTCATGCCGGCGCAGGGCTCGCTGACCTGA
- the ybaK gene encoding Cys-tRNA(Pro) deacylase, whose protein sequence is MKTNAARLLDSLGVKYSLRDYEVDPEDLSAESVAAKVGMPAEQVFKTLVARGDRTGVLMAVVPGNAELDLKALARLSGDRKVDTVPLKELQPLTGYVRGGCTAIGGKKDYPVFVDETLELFDEVAVSAGVRGTQLVLAPADYLRVTKGKVGSISRDKA, encoded by the coding sequence ATGAAGACGAACGCCGCCCGGCTGCTCGACTCGCTGGGCGTGAAGTACTCGCTGCGCGACTACGAGGTCGACCCGGAGGACCTCTCCGCGGAGTCGGTGGCCGCCAAGGTGGGCATGCCCGCGGAGCAGGTCTTCAAGACGCTCGTCGCGCGCGGAGACCGCACCGGCGTGTTGATGGCGGTGGTGCCCGGCAACGCGGAGCTGGACCTGAAGGCGCTGGCCCGGCTGAGCGGAGACCGCAAGGTGGACACGGTGCCGCTCAAGGAGCTGCAGCCGCTCACCGGCTACGTGCGCGGCGGCTGTACGGCCATCGGCGGCAAGAAGGACTACCCGGTCTTCGTCGACGAGACGCTGGAGCTGTTCGACGAGGTGGCCGTCTCCGCGGGCGTGCGCGGCACGCAGCTCGTGCTGGCCCCGGCCGACTACCTGCGCGTGACGAAGGGCAAGGTCGGCTCCATCTCCCGCGACAAGGCCTGA
- the purK gene encoding 5-(carboxyamino)imidazole ribonucleotide synthase: MSPRVVLPGGTIGILGGGQLGRMMALAARTLGFQVQALDPDPTCPSRSVVDRCLTASFADIVAAEELAKSCDTVTLEIEKVPLATLEAVARHAPMRPGASVLNIIQHRGRQKGWLAKGGFPVGPWREAHSADELAQAIQALGGRCFVKSSEGGYDGRGQVEVKSASEAASAWRELGERSVVVEAALDLESELSVLVARSPKGELAVYPPAFNHHEERILAWSLLPGPLPEKVAARATELARAITDALQVEGLLVLELFLLRDGTVLVNELAPRPHNSFHSTEVACLTSQFEQAVRAACNLPLGSVEVVRPAAIVNLLGDLWLREGGPRFEDALALPGVRLHLYGKREARKGRKMGHLSAVGTTPEDALARVKAAAAVLGV; this comes from the coding sequence ATGAGCCCGCGCGTGGTGCTCCCCGGCGGGACGATTGGCATCCTCGGCGGAGGGCAGCTCGGGCGGATGATGGCGCTGGCCGCGCGCACGCTCGGCTTCCAGGTGCAGGCGTTGGACCCGGACCCGACGTGCCCCTCGCGCTCCGTGGTGGACCGCTGCCTCACCGCGTCCTTCGCGGACATCGTCGCCGCGGAGGAGCTCGCCAAGAGCTGCGACACGGTGACGCTCGAAATCGAGAAGGTGCCGCTCGCCACGCTGGAGGCGGTGGCGCGCCACGCGCCCATGCGCCCGGGCGCGTCCGTGCTGAACATCATCCAGCACCGGGGCCGGCAGAAGGGCTGGCTCGCCAAGGGCGGCTTCCCCGTGGGGCCGTGGCGCGAGGCGCACTCCGCCGACGAGCTGGCGCAGGCCATCCAGGCGCTGGGCGGACGGTGCTTCGTGAAGTCCAGCGAGGGCGGCTACGACGGGCGCGGGCAGGTGGAGGTGAAGTCCGCGAGCGAGGCCGCTTCCGCGTGGCGCGAGCTGGGTGAGCGCTCCGTCGTCGTCGAGGCCGCGTTGGATCTGGAGTCGGAGCTGTCCGTGCTGGTGGCGCGCAGCCCCAAGGGAGAGCTCGCGGTGTACCCGCCGGCCTTCAACCACCACGAGGAGCGCATCCTCGCGTGGTCGCTATTGCCGGGCCCCCTGCCGGAGAAGGTCGCCGCGCGGGCCACGGAGCTGGCGCGCGCCATCACCGACGCGCTGCAGGTGGAGGGCCTGTTGGTGCTGGAGCTGTTCCTGCTGCGCGACGGCACGGTGCTCGTCAACGAGCTGGCGCCGCGTCCGCACAACAGCTTCCACTCCACGGAGGTCGCCTGCCTCACCTCGCAGTTCGAGCAGGCCGTGCGCGCGGCGTGCAACCTGCCCCTGGGCTCGGTGGAGGTCGTGCGTCCGGCGGCCATCGTCAACCTGCTGGGCGACTTGTGGCTGCGCGAGGGTGGGCCGCGCTTCGAGGACGCGCTGGCGCTGCCCGGCGTGCGGCTGCACCTGTATGGCAAGCGCGAGGCGCGCAAGGGACGCAAGATGGGGCACCTGTCCGCGGTGGGCACCACGCCCGAGGACGCCCTCGCGCGGGTGAAGGCCGCGGCCGCCGTCCTCGGGGTGTGA
- the purE gene encoding 5-(carboxyamino)imidazole ribonucleotide mutase produces MASGNTPWVGVIMGGKSDLEYLQPGIDVLKELGIPHEVRVVSAHRTPDWMMEYASTAESRGLSLIIAAAGGAAHLPGMVSAKTLLPVIGVPMPTTLLNGIDALLSIVQMPKGVPVGTQAIGKPGAANAALHAASILALKYPELRERLAAWRKARTDEVLAHRELS; encoded by the coding sequence ATGGCGAGCGGCAACACCCCCTGGGTCGGGGTCATCATGGGCGGCAAGAGCGACCTCGAGTACCTGCAGCCGGGCATCGATGTCTTGAAGGAGCTGGGCATCCCCCACGAGGTGCGCGTGGTCTCCGCGCACCGCACGCCGGACTGGATGATGGAGTACGCGTCCACGGCCGAGTCGCGCGGACTGTCGCTCATCATCGCGGCCGCGGGAGGCGCGGCCCACCTGCCGGGCATGGTGTCCGCCAAGACGCTGCTGCCGGTCATCGGCGTGCCCATGCCCACCACGCTGCTCAACGGCATCGACGCGCTGCTCTCCATCGTGCAGATGCCCAAGGGCGTGCCGGTGGGGACGCAGGCCATCGGCAAGCCGGGCGCCGCCAACGCCGCGCTGCACGCCGCGTCCATCCTGGCGCTGAAGTATCCGGAGCTGCGCGAGCGACTGGCCGCGTGGCGCAAGGCGCGCACCGACGAGGTGCTCGCGCACCGGGAGCTGTCATGA
- a CDS encoding vWA domain-containing protein has translation MNRTVLFLSLAGVLALTALVLGLPQVSLPKTQPVVVVDPPPSKPPPLQGAPGSLTMTSRLSHPYVPAGSSELFATVDLMGAEVPGAKRSPVNLALVIDRSGSMSGYKLAQAKQAARHLIGLMREEDRLAIVHYGSDVKSLPAALATPAQRERMLQYVDGIWDDGGTNIAAGLSAGRFQLSTAQSSFRVNRLILMSDGQPTEGITDDEGLKRQVQELRASGITVSSIGVGTDFNEDLMQAFAEYGAGAYGFLEDASQLAALFQKDLQQASTTVARGVTLTFTLPSGTSLGEVMGYNARQSGNQVTVSLPDFSAGQLERVVVRLVTMGQAVGSTVRVTDVSLSYSDLIRQAPVESNAALSAVVTDRQEEVLARQDKDATVYAVRARSAANLQKAAEALRDGRREEAKGYIQQNQVMLQEAGTVASPAAVAADLAEQQATLDEYSSAGSEEELRSAVKKSKVKALRGFGKVGSTY, from the coding sequence ATGAATCGAACGGTCCTCTTCCTCTCCCTGGCTGGAGTCCTGGCCCTCACCGCGCTGGTGTTGGGCCTGCCCCAGGTGAGCCTGCCGAAGACGCAGCCCGTCGTGGTGGTGGACCCGCCTCCCAGCAAGCCCCCGCCCCTCCAGGGCGCGCCCGGCTCGCTGACCATGACGAGCCGCCTGTCGCACCCGTACGTCCCCGCGGGCAGCTCGGAGCTGTTCGCCACGGTGGACCTGATGGGCGCGGAGGTGCCGGGGGCCAAGCGCAGCCCGGTGAATCTGGCGCTGGTCATCGACCGCTCGGGCTCCATGAGCGGCTACAAGCTGGCGCAGGCGAAGCAGGCCGCGCGGCACCTCATCGGGCTGATGCGCGAGGAGGACCGGCTGGCCATCGTCCACTACGGCTCGGACGTGAAGAGCCTGCCGGCGGCGCTCGCCACGCCCGCGCAGCGCGAGCGGATGCTCCAGTACGTGGACGGCATCTGGGATGACGGCGGCACCAACATCGCCGCGGGCCTGTCCGCGGGCCGCTTCCAGCTGTCCACCGCGCAGTCGTCCTTCCGCGTCAACCGCCTCATCCTGATGAGCGACGGCCAGCCCACCGAGGGAATCACCGACGACGAGGGCCTGAAGCGCCAGGTGCAGGAGCTGCGCGCGTCCGGAATCACGGTGAGCTCCATCGGCGTGGGCACCGACTTCAACGAGGACCTGATGCAGGCGTTCGCCGAGTACGGCGCGGGCGCGTACGGCTTCCTCGAGGACGCAAGCCAGCTGGCCGCGCTCTTCCAGAAGGATTTGCAGCAGGCCTCCACGACGGTGGCGCGCGGCGTGACGCTCACCTTCACGCTGCCGTCCGGCACGTCGCTGGGCGAGGTGATGGGCTACAACGCGCGGCAGTCCGGCAACCAGGTGACGGTGTCGCTGCCGGACTTCTCCGCCGGCCAGCTGGAGCGCGTCGTCGTCAGGCTGGTGACGATGGGCCAGGCGGTGGGCAGCACCGTGCGCGTGACGGACGTGTCACTGAGCTACTCGGACCTCATCCGCCAGGCGCCGGTGGAGAGCAACGCCGCGCTGTCCGCGGTGGTGACGGACCGGCAGGAGGAGGTCCTCGCGCGCCAGGACAAGGACGCCACGGTGTACGCGGTGCGGGCGCGCAGCGCGGCGAACCTCCAGAAGGCCGCCGAGGCCCTGCGTGACGGCCGCCGCGAGGAGGCCAAGGGCTACATCCAGCAGAACCAGGTGATGCTCCAGGAGGCCGGCACGGTGGCCAGCCCCGCCGCGGTGGCCGCGGACCTGGCCGAGCAGCAGGCCACGCTGGACGAGTACAGCAGCGCCGGCAGCGAGGAGGAGCTCCGCTCGGCGGTGAAGAAGTCCAAGGTGAAGGCCCTGCGCGGCTTCGGCAAGGTCGGCTCCACGTACTGA
- the cglC gene encoding adventurous gliding motility lipoprotein CglC yields MKMSVRAAFLATTVFVLAGCKVSSEIGKPCTLVRKAATPQEETDYPTGAVPVLESEVADRQDFISFGSVECEDLICVRDQEYPRARTAEGEVDLTAPARGYCSKPCIDGASTSACEVKDTTDVEPNLPKRMTCRSLLLDQETLEALRSADENFYRNTFGENNSPFFCAGSLGTSQGG; encoded by the coding sequence ATGAAGATGTCCGTCCGAGCCGCGTTCCTCGCGACCACCGTGTTCGTCCTGGCGGGATGCAAGGTCAGCAGCGAAATCGGCAAGCCCTGCACCCTGGTGCGCAAGGCGGCCACGCCTCAGGAGGAGACCGACTATCCGACGGGCGCGGTGCCGGTGTTGGAGAGCGAGGTGGCGGACCGCCAGGACTTCATCTCCTTCGGCTCCGTGGAGTGCGAGGACCTCATCTGCGTGCGGGATCAGGAGTACCCGCGAGCCCGCACCGCGGAAGGTGAGGTGGACCTGACGGCCCCCGCGCGCGGCTACTGCAGCAAGCCCTGCATCGACGGCGCGAGCACCAGCGCGTGTGAGGTGAAGGACACCACGGACGTGGAGCCCAACCTGCCCAAGCGCATGACGTGCCGCTCGTTGCTGCTGGACCAGGAGACGCTGGAGGCGCTGCGCTCCGCGGACGAGAACTTCTATCGGAACACCTTCGGCGAGAACAACTCGCCGTTCTTCTGCGCAGGGAGCCTGGGCACCTCGCAGGGTGGGTGA
- a CDS encoding outer membrane beta-barrel domain-containing protein, protein MNRHSLLLALCLVPGLASAQSQEGMGLDLTEETQPKSEESTTPPPAEEAAPASTATRPVEEEAPPPEALMPLTDITQEDRVKSVQRKVYRKKGRFELTPLISISVNDPFYSKVGVSVRGAYYLADTLAISARGSLMQVVPSDDVRTAKRTFNSKIYNSVPQWSAMGDVEWSPLYGKVAFLNSILHFDGYLLAGAGVVNTETSSLPGRGLNPAADLGLGMRFVAQDWIAVNVALINTSYVDQPLGSAKGAVQNVMTLNAGISLFLPFRSTGRDAE, encoded by the coding sequence TTGAATCGCCACAGTTTGCTGCTCGCGCTGTGCCTGGTGCCTGGTCTGGCATCCGCGCAGAGCCAGGAGGGCATGGGACTCGACCTCACGGAAGAGACCCAGCCCAAGTCGGAAGAGTCCACCACGCCACCGCCGGCGGAGGAGGCCGCGCCCGCGAGCACGGCCACGCGCCCCGTCGAGGAGGAGGCTCCGCCTCCCGAGGCCTTGATGCCGCTGACGGACATCACCCAGGAGGATCGGGTGAAGAGCGTCCAGCGCAAGGTGTATCGGAAGAAGGGCCGCTTCGAGCTGACGCCGCTCATCAGCATCTCCGTCAACGATCCGTTCTATTCGAAGGTGGGCGTGTCGGTGCGAGGCGCGTACTACCTGGCGGACACGCTGGCCATCTCGGCGCGTGGCTCGCTGATGCAGGTGGTTCCGTCCGACGACGTGCGCACCGCCAAGCGCACCTTCAACAGCAAGATCTACAACTCGGTGCCCCAGTGGTCCGCCATGGGCGACGTGGAGTGGAGCCCGCTGTACGGCAAGGTGGCGTTCCTCAACTCCATCCTCCACTTCGACGGCTACCTGCTGGCGGGTGCGGGCGTGGTGAACACGGAGACCTCGTCCCTGCCAGGCCGCGGGCTCAACCCGGCCGCCGACCTGGGCCTGGGCATGCGCTTCGTCGCCCAGGACTGGATCGCCGTGAACGTGGCGCTCATCAACACCTCCTACGTGGATCAGCCCCTGGGTAGCGCCAAGGGCGCCGTGCAGAACGTCATGACCCTCAACGCCGGCATCTCGCTGTTCCTGCCCTTCCGTTCGACGGGGAGGGACGCGGAATGA